CGCCGGATGGCAGGCCTACACATACGTCTATAATGACGACTGCAGTGAAGCACATCTGCTGGATGGTTCCCGAGTCTTACCGCTGGAGATTCGTACCAGCGAAGGAGCGATCACACAGCCTTATTACGTTCCCAGTCGCAGTGAGTGTTTCGCCTGTCACACGGAGCAGGCTGGATTTGCGTTGGGGCTCAATACACGCCAGTTGAATCGTGAGATGACCTACTACGGCACTCGCGTGGATCAGATTGCGATGCTCGACCGTCTGAATATCTTTACGGAATCGGTAGCAGCGGCGGAAGTTCCCCAGAGCCAGGAATTCCCCGATTGGGGCGAGGGCAATTTCAATCGCGGGGGCCACGGCCGGAGTGCACAAAAGCCATTGCCGGAAGATGTTTCTCGATTGGCGAGAGCTTGGCTGGAAGTCAATTGTGCAATGTGTCACCGACCCGACGGAATCGGTCCAGGGCAAATTGACTTGCGTGCTGACACGCCGCTACCCGAGACGCACTTGCTCGGGGCCAAGCCGAAACAAGGCCAAATGTCACCACCGGATGGACGTTTGATTGTGCCCGGTCAGCCCTATCTGTCCGAGCTTGTGCTTCGTGCAGGCCATCGCGGAGTGCGTCAGATGCCACCCTTGGCTACCAATCAGGTCAGTGAGCGGGCAATCGACGTGCTTCGAAGTTGGATTGAAAAGTTGAATGAGACCGAGTAGGCGTCCCCAACCGAGTTGAGTGGATTGGCATCCTTATTGCTTCCACTTCGGTGATTACCAGTCTCTGGGATTACCAGTCCCTAGGGCAACCGAACACCCAGCAGGAGATTACCGATGGATTTCATTCGAGTGCTATTCGCGTTCATTGTGCCACCCGCGGCGGTATACATCCAGCTCGGAGCAGGCAAGCAGTTTTGGATCAATTGCGTATTGACGTTACTGGGTTTCATACCCGGCATGTTGCACGCGGTCTATATCATGGCATCGAGAAGACCAGGGCTGGAACGGCTGCAACAGAACACCTGAGTAGGTGCGCAGCCCGTTGCCATTTCATTGCACGCGTTGATTGCGACTGGGTGTGTGCGGCTGCTCTCGCAGATTGCGTCTCAACTTCACTTTATTAGCCATGGACGATTGGATCACGAGTTTTCTGGAGCAGTTTGGATCGATCGGCGTTGGCGCGTTGATGTTGATCGAGAACGTGTTCCCGCCGATTCCTTCCGAAGTGGTTATGCCCTGGGCGGGATACTCGGTTAGTCGCGGCGACGCCTCTTTCACCTTGGTCGTTGTCGCTGGGAGCGCAGGCTCTTTGGTCGGTGCAATGTTCTGGTATTACCTCGCCAAATGGGTCGGCAAGGAGCGTCTGTCCCGGTGGATTGACGGTCACGGTGCTTGGTTAACGATCACGCCGCGAGATCTCGATCGCATGGATGAGTGGTTTGAGAGATATGGTTCGGCAGCTGTGCTGGTTTGTCGGATGATTCCCGGGGTTCGCACCCTCATCAGCATCCCGGCCGGGTTCTCGGAGATGCCGCTCGTTCCTT
This genomic window from Allorhodopirellula heiligendammensis contains:
- a CDS encoding YqaE/Pmp3 family membrane protein; the protein is MDFIRVLFAFIVPPAAVYIQLGAGKQFWINCVLTLLGFIPGMLHAVYIMASRRPGLERLQQNT
- a CDS encoding DedA family protein, with protein sequence MDDWITSFLEQFGSIGVGALMLIENVFPPIPSEVVMPWAGYSVSRGDASFTLVVVAGSAGSLVGAMFWYYLAKWVGKERLSRWIDGHGAWLTITPRDLDRMDEWFERYGSAAVLVCRMIPGVRTLISIPAGFSEMPLVPFLIFTAIGTVLWTALLAGLGWWLGDNYGDLSGPLGWASTAVVVGLFAWWLLRLVRQYSSHAVGMEVAKERPSGSEERSD